In a genomic window of Amycolatopsis japonica:
- a CDS encoding class-II aminoacyl-tRNA synthetase family protein, whose amino-acid sequence MTRTTGVDGAEALAILGPDETALVQELDRTFLGWAGAAGAREISPPPLYPVTDLEKFDVYANFPHLAFVAGPLDLAGREGKPVDGRFAGGDLQDGRYGLPHATCYGAYLFYEGTKVSETEIVSLVNRCFRSEDHYSGLRRLASFQMREIVALGSFEHTQEVVSRFTERILAFSGELGLGLEKEAAIDPFFQNDGARALLQKLSPVKYEFQHGTLAIASVNTHRNFFGERCDIRFGDGKEFAYTSCVAFGLERWLAVLTEVHHGDLPAALAAVRAAADRAG is encoded by the coding sequence ATGACCCGCACCACCGGAGTGGACGGCGCCGAAGCGCTGGCGATCCTCGGTCCCGACGAGACCGCCCTGGTCCAGGAACTCGACCGGACCTTCCTCGGCTGGGCGGGCGCCGCCGGTGCGCGGGAGATCAGCCCGCCGCCGCTGTACCCGGTCACCGACCTGGAGAAGTTCGACGTCTACGCGAACTTCCCGCATCTGGCGTTCGTGGCCGGTCCGCTGGATCTGGCCGGCCGGGAGGGAAAGCCGGTCGACGGGCGGTTCGCCGGCGGCGATCTGCAGGACGGCCGTTACGGTCTGCCGCACGCGACCTGTTACGGGGCTTACCTTTTCTACGAGGGCACGAAGGTGTCCGAGACGGAGATCGTGTCGCTCGTCAACCGCTGTTTCCGCAGCGAAGACCACTACAGCGGATTGCGGCGGCTGGCGAGTTTCCAGATGCGTGAGATCGTCGCGCTCGGCTCGTTCGAGCACACCCAGGAAGTCGTTTCCCGCTTCACCGAACGGATCCTGGCGTTCTCCGGCGAACTCGGCCTCGGCCTGGAAAAGGAGGCGGCGATCGATCCGTTCTTCCAGAACGACGGCGCCCGCGCTCTCCTGCAGAAGCTGAGCCCGGTCAAATACGAGTTCCAGCACGGCACCCTCGCGATCGCCTCGGTCAACACCCACCGCAACTTCTTCGGCGAACGGTGCGACATCCGCTTCGGAGACGGCAAGGAGTTCGCCTACACCAGTTGTGTGGCCTTCGGCCTGGAGCGCTGGCTCGCCGTGCTGACCGAGGTCCACCACGGCGATCTCCCGGCGGCGCTGGCGGCCGTCCGAGCGGCGGCGGACCGGGCCGGGTGA
- the acpS gene encoding holo-ACP synthase, whose protein sequence is MPARRIGIDVVPLSRVRELVAQDAEPALRRMLSSAELLSSSTQDGPDLAGIAGRLAAKEAVFKLFHVGGQPVPWLSTEVLKSDGGWPVVRLTGRAARLAREAGLGEIEISITHDDAYAIAVAVSAAD, encoded by the coding sequence ATGCCCGCGAGACGGATCGGCATCGACGTCGTCCCGCTCAGCCGGGTGCGCGAGCTCGTCGCCCAGGACGCGGAACCCGCGCTGCGGCGCATGCTCTCTTCCGCCGAACTGCTGAGTTCGTCCACTCAGGACGGTCCGGATCTGGCCGGTATCGCGGGACGCCTGGCCGCCAAGGAAGCGGTGTTCAAACTCTTCCACGTCGGTGGGCAGCCCGTGCCCTGGCTCTCGACCGAAGTACTCAAGAGCGACGGCGGCTGGCCGGTGGTCCGGCTCACCGGACGCGCCGCGCGGCTGGCCCGGGAAGCCGGGCTCGGCGAGATCGAAATCAGCATCACCCACGACGACGCGTACGCCATCGCGGTCGCGGTGTCCGCCGCGGACTGA